Proteins co-encoded in one Cupriavidus nantongensis genomic window:
- a CDS encoding helicase HerA domain-containing protein → MRVFLGYDDYKRKHQSQDVPVYWDPSSIINPHILVCGKSGTGKSTRLKQMIAEAVATAGDEFERYHNLDVHGDLVIEGESRVRFDGETRYGYNPLVLDTDPRTGGVNRQINFLISTINRTSRKLMDRQEATLRNLLTDLYAFYGIHERQPETWVRKEMTEALRDEIWEQRRWSELNLYYPTLRDAIGFAERRLKAMYGGLNGSESGFRAVGALEAMNSAAARKYRAQVKQEKAFSVEEKEKAQKEFDAAVALFREKVDEYIASIENGLEFDNLIKYDSKETLKGVIDRLKNFEARGIFNANPPPFDPAAKVWSYDLTSLSEEEKTLFCMVRAQYIARRRKLLGAVPQVREILGADEAHNLFDDDPDSIYVKICLELRKFGMALWVVSQAPSHFPEAVITTVGTKILLGIDSYYWSASCKKLNIEESVLKFIKPWKTMAVYRDTVGSIASKFIQVQLHAMDTA, encoded by the coding sequence ATGAGAGTCTTTCTAGGCTACGACGACTACAAGCGAAAACACCAGTCCCAAGACGTGCCCGTCTATTGGGACCCGTCTTCCATCATCAACCCGCACATACTCGTTTGCGGTAAGTCTGGCACCGGCAAGAGCACTCGATTGAAGCAAATGATTGCCGAGGCGGTTGCAACGGCAGGTGATGAATTCGAGCGGTACCACAACCTTGACGTCCACGGCGACCTGGTTATCGAAGGCGAGTCGCGCGTTAGATTCGACGGCGAGACGAGATACGGATACAACCCGTTGGTCCTCGATACTGACCCACGGACGGGGGGCGTGAACCGCCAGATCAATTTCCTGATCTCCACGATCAACCGGACATCCCGAAAGTTGATGGACCGACAGGAGGCGACGCTGCGAAACCTTCTGACAGACCTCTACGCGTTCTATGGGATCCATGAGCGACAGCCCGAAACTTGGGTGCGCAAGGAGATGACCGAAGCGCTGCGCGACGAGATCTGGGAGCAGCGACGATGGAGCGAATTGAACCTCTACTATCCGACTCTGCGAGACGCCATCGGCTTCGCCGAGCGGCGCCTGAAGGCGATGTATGGTGGGCTGAACGGCAGCGAGTCCGGCTTCCGTGCTGTGGGCGCGCTGGAGGCGATGAACAGTGCAGCGGCACGCAAGTACCGCGCACAGGTTAAGCAGGAAAAGGCATTCTCCGTAGAAGAAAAGGAGAAGGCCCAGAAGGAGTTTGACGCCGCAGTGGCCCTCTTCAGGGAGAAGGTGGACGAGTACATTGCCTCCATCGAGAACGGTCTGGAGTTCGACAACTTAATCAAGTACGACAGCAAGGAAACGCTGAAGGGCGTCATTGACCGGTTGAAGAACTTCGAAGCACGGGGCATCTTCAATGCGAATCCGCCGCCTTTCGACCCTGCTGCGAAGGTCTGGTCCTATGACCTGACCAGCCTGTCAGAAGAAGAGAAGACGCTGTTCTGCATGGTCCGCGCCCAGTACATCGCGCGACGCAGGAAGCTGCTCGGAGCGGTGCCCCAGGTAAGGGAGATCCTCGGCGCGGACGAAGCGCACAACCTCTTCGATGATGATCCAGACAGCATCTACGTGAAGATCTGCCTCGAACTGCGGAAGTTTGGCATGGCCCTGTGGGTGGTCTCGCAAGCGCCGTCTCATTTCCCCGAGGCTGTCATCACCACGGTCGGGACAAAGATCCTTCTCGGCATCGATAGCTACTACTGGAGCGCGTCCTGCAAGAAGCTCAACATCGAAGAGAGTGTTCTGAAATTCATTAAGCCATGGAAGACCATGGCGGTGTACCGGGACACAGTAGGCTCGATTGCTTCGAAGTTCATACAAGTCCAACTTCACGCAATGGACACGGCATAG